In one Bufo gargarizans isolate SCDJY-AF-19 chromosome 11, ASM1485885v1, whole genome shotgun sequence genomic region, the following are encoded:
- the LOC122921256 gene encoding proline-rich extensin-like protein EPR1 encodes MSLNPNYSAPPESLNPSYSAPPVSLNPSYSAPPVSLNPSYSAPPVSLNPNYSAPPVSLNPSYSAPPVSLNPSYSAPLVSLNPNYSAPPVSLNPSYSASPVSLNPSYSAPPVSLNPSYSAPLVSLNPNYSAPPVSLNPSYSAPLVSLNPSYSAPPVSLNPNYSATPVSLNPSYSAPPVSLNPSYSAPPVSLNPNYSAPPVSLNPNYSAPLVSLNPSYSAPPESLNPSYSAPPVSLNPSYSAPSVSLNPSYSAPPVSLNPNYSAPPVSLNPSYSAPPVSLNPSYSAPPVSLNPSYSAPPVSLNPSYSAPLMSLNPSYSAPPVSLNPSYSAPPVSLNPNYSAPLMSLNPNYSAPPESLNPSYSAPPVSLNPSYSAPPVSLNPSYSAPPVSLNPNYSAPPVSLNPSYSAPPVSLNPSYSAPPVSLNPSYSAPLVSLNPNYSAPPVSLNPSYSAPLVSLNPSYSAPPVSLNPNYSATPVSLNPSYSAPPVSLNPSYSAPPVSLNPNYSAPPVSLNPSYSAPPVSLNPSYSAPLVSLNPSYSAPPVSLNPSYSAPPVSSYSAPPVSLNPSYSAPPVSLNPNYSAPPVSLNPSYSAPPVYSAPPVSLNPSYSAPPVSLNPSYSAPLVSLNPSYSAPPVYLNPSYSAPPVSLNPSYSAPPESLNPNYSVPPVSLNPSYSAPPVSLNPSYSAPPVSLNPIYSAPPVSLNPSYSAPPVSLNPQLLCPTRVPEPPTTLPLPCP; translated from the exons ATGTCCCTGAACCCCAACTACTCTGCCCCTCCGGAGTCCCTGAACCCCAGCTACTCTGCCCCTCCGGTGTCTCTGAACCCCAGCTACTCTGCCCCTCCCGTGTCCCTGAACCCCAGCTACTCTGCCCCTCCCGTGTCCCTGAACCCCAACTACTCTGCCCCTCCTGTGTCCCTGAACCCCAGCTACTCTGCCCCTCCCGTGTCCCTGAACCCCAGCTACTCTGCCCCTCTCGTGTCCCTGAACCCCAACTACTCTGCCCCTCCCGTGTCCCTGAACCCCAGCTACTCTGCCTCTCCCGTGTCCCTGAACCCCAGCTACTCTGCCCCTCCCGTGTCCCTGAACCCCAGCTACTCTGCCCCTCTCGTGTCCCTGAACCCCAACTACTCTGCCCCTCCCGTGTCCCTGAACCCCAGCTACTCTGCCCCTCTCGTGTCCCTGAACCCCAGCTACTCTGCCCCTCCTGTGTCCCTGAACCCCAACTACTCTGCCACTCCTGTGTCCCTGAACCCCAGCTACTCTGCCCCTCCTGTGTCCCTGAACCCCAGCTACTCTGCCCCTCCCGTGTCCCTGAACCCCAACTACTCTGCCCCTCCCGTGTCCCTGAACCCCAACTACTCTGCCCCTCTCGTGTCCCTGAACCCCAGCTACTCTGCCCCTCCGGAGTCCCTGAACCCCAGCTACTCTGCCCCTCCGGTGTCTCTGAACCCCAGCTACTCTGCCCCATCCGTGTCCCTGAACCCCAGCTACTCTGCCCCTCCCGTGTCCCTGAACCCCAACTACTCTGCCCCTCCTGTGTCCCTGAACCCCAGCTACTCTGCCCCTCCCGTGTCCCTGAACCCCAGCTACTCTGCCCCTCCTGTGTCCCTGAACCCCAGCTACTCTGCCCCTCCTGTGTCCCTGAACCCCAGCTACTCTGCCCCTCTCATGTCCCTGAACCCCAGCTACTCTGCCCCTCCTGTGTCCCTGAACCCCAGCTACTCTGCCCCTCCCGTGTCCCTGAACCCCAACTACTCTGCCCCTCTCATGTCCCTGAACCCCAACTACTCTGCCCCTCCGGAGTCCCTGAACCCCAGCTACTCTGCCCCTCCGGTGTCTCTGAACCCCAGCTACTCTGCCCCTCCCGTGTCCCTGAACCCCAGCTACTCTGCCCCTCCCGTGTCCCTGAACCCCAACTACTCTGCCCCTCCTGTGTCCCTGAACCCCAGCTACTCTGCCCCTCCCGTGTCCCTGAACCCCAGCTACTCTGCCCCTCCCGTGTCCCTGAACCCCAGCTACTCTGCCCCTCTCGTGTCCCTGAACCCCAACTACTCTGCCCCTCCCGTGTCCCTGAACCCCAGCTACTCTGCCCCTCTCGTGTCCCTGAACCCCAGCTACTCTGCCCCTCCTGTGTCCCTGAACCCCAACTACTCTGCCACTCCTGTGTCCCTGAACCCCAGCTACTCTGCCCCTCCTGTGTCCCTGAACCCCAGCTACTCTGCCCCTCCCGTGTCCCTGAACCCCAACTACTCTGCCCCTCCCGTGTCCCTGAACCCCAGCTACTCTGCCCCTCCCGTGTCCCTGAACCCCAGCTACTCTGCCCCTCTCGTGTCCCTGAACCCCAGCTACTCTGCCCCTCCGGTGTCCCTGAACCCCAGCTACTCTGCCCCTCCGGTGT CCAGCTACTCTGCCCCTCCCGTGTCTCTGAACCCCAGCTACTCTGCCCCTCCTGTGTCCCTGAACCCCAACTACTCTGCCCCTCCCGTGTCCCTGAACCCCAGCTACTCTGCCCCTCCCGT CTACTCTGCCCCTCCCGTGTCCCTGAACCCCAGCTACTCTGCCCCTCCCGTGTCCCTGAACCCCAGCTACTCTGCCCCTCTCGTGTCCCTGAACCCCAGCTACTCTGCCCCTCCCGTGTACCTGAACCCCAGCTACTCTGCCCCTCCCGTGTCCCTGAACCCCAGCTACTCTGCCCCACCCGAGTCCCTGAACCCCAACTACTCTGTCCCTCCCGTGTCCCTGAACCCCAGCTACTCTGCCCCTCCCGTGTCCCTGAACCCCAGCTACTCTGCCCCTCCCGTGTCCCTGAACCCCATCTACTCTGCCCCTCCTGTGTCCCTGAACCCCAGCTACTCTGCCCCACCTGTGTCCCTGAACCCCCAACTACTCTGCCCCACCCGTGTCCCTGAACCCCCAACTACTCTGCCCCTCCCGTGTCCCTGA